GTAGTCTCATGGCGGATGAAGACAAAGAGAAACTGGTGGCGCTGCTCGACGCCAACCAGGTTCCCCTGATTGAGGATGATGTTTACGGGGACCTGCCGTTCAGCGGCGAACGCCCCACGGTTGCCAAAACCTTCGACACCACCGGCAACGTCCTGCTCTGCTCATCGTTCAGTAAAACCCTGGCGCCGGGATATCGGGTCGGCTGGGTTGCGGCGGGACGTTATCAGGAACGGATTGAGCGGGCCAAAATGATCTCCGGAGTGGCAACCGCCAGTCCCCCTCAGCAAGCCATTGCGGAATTTCTCGCCAATGGCGGCTACGACCATCACCTGCGGACCTTATGCCGCAATTACGCCCGTCAGGTGGCCCAGATGACCGATGCCATTGGCCGCTGTTTTCCGCCGGGCACCAGGGTTTCACGTCCACAGGGTGGCTTTCTGCTCTGGGTCGAGATGCCACTGGGAATTGATGCGCTGCATCTCTATAAGCTAGCCAAGTCCTGCGGCATCAGCATTGCCCCTGGTCAGCTTTTCTCGGTGGAAGGCAAATTCAGCAACTGCATCCGTCTCAATGCCGCTTACTGGAATCCCTGCGTTGAAGCAGCCATAGAGACGGTGGGCCGCCTGGCGCTGCAGCTGTTGCAGGAAGGGAAGCAGGGCTGACGACCATGCTCAACACTACCTTCTACCTGAGTACTGTTCTTATCTGGGGATCCACCTGGCTGGCCATCAAATACCAGCTCGGCAGCGTGGCCCCGGTCTGGTCCATCGCCTACCGCTTTGCCCTGGCCTCCTTCATCCTGCTCATCTGGTGCCTGGTCACCCGCCGCTCCATGCGCTTTTCCATGAAGGAACACCTGTATATGGCGTTACAGGGAGTCTTGCTCTTTGCCATCAATTACTATTTTTTCTACCTGGCTGAAATCCGTATCACCAGCGGCCTGGCCGCAGTGGTTTTTTCCACCATTGTGGTCATGAACCTCGTCAATGGCCGGCTCTTCCTTGGTACGCCGATGGATCCGCGGGTGCTGGTGGGCGGGATATTGGGATTATTCGGACTGAGCCTGTTGTTCTGGCCGGAAATGAGTGCGGTCAATTTCTCCGGGCCGATTCTGAGTGGATTGATGCTGAGCTTTGCGGCAACCTATCTGGCCTCGCTGGGCAATATCCTCTCGGCCCGCAACCAAAGCAACCGGCTGCCGGTCATCCAGACCAATGCTTTCGGCATGGCCTACGGAGCCTGCTGCATGGTCCTGCTCGGCACCCTGACCGGAACGCCTGTGAGCATCGCCAGCACAGCCTCCTACCTTCTCTCCCTCTTATACCTGGCTTTTTTCGGGTCGGTTATTGCCTTCGGCTGCTACTTGACCCTGATCGGCCGAATCGGAGCCGGTCGGGCTGCTTACGCAACCCTGCTCTTCCCGATCGTCGCCCTGCTCCTGTCGACCTTCTGGGAAAACTACCAATGGACCCTGTTCGGGGTGGTCGGAATGGGACTGATTCTGAGTGGCAATTATCTGGCTCTGGTTAGAAAGAGGGGCTGAGCAGGCATACCCTTCCCACCAGCTCAACATTTTTCTTGACAAATTATTATCCAGCATTAATAATGGACAAACATTAAAAATTCCCGATAATAGCAAACCCGGAGCGATCCGGGGACGCAAAGCCACGGGTCCCATGTGGATAGCCGGGTTGCCGAAGAAGAAGATTTACCAGACACCTCCCTTCGGTTTGAAGTGGGGTGTTTTTCGTTCAGCTGAACGGGAAAAAAATCGCTTTTGGAAATCGCCTGGGCAAAGACCGGGACGCGAGCAAGGCTCGCCATTCGGATTCTGCTCAACAAATATAACTCGTATTTTCGGCCGGTCGCTGGCCTGAAGCCGAGCATCCTGACCGTGAAACATCTTGGAGAATAAGGAGCATCATCATGGGTTTACCAAACATGTGGGGGGATATCGCTGATTTCAAGGACATCAAGGCACCTCACGAAATCCTTGCGGAACAGGGCAAGGTTCTTTCCGAGATGACTAAGGGCATGCTGGAAATGAAAATTGAACGAAAACAGAGCAATACTATTTTCAGCTATGACGTTTTCATCACCCTCCCGGCCATGCAATATCGGCAACGTTTCTTACGCCTCAATCATGATATCAAACTTTATCCGGCCAACCTGTACGAAGAACAGGATACCAACGAATATAAAAGCAGCAATCAGCAGGAGTTTGAACAGAATCTCGCCAAAGTCCTGCGCTCCGAAGCGACCAGAACCATCATCAGCGGGCTGCTGGCTCAGGCACGCTTGAGCGGCAACGACATTTTCGTCTGACCGGTGGCCGGCAGCGTCAAGTCATGACCAGGAAAGGTCGGGAGCAGTGAGCTGTCCCCGACCTTTCTTCATTAACAATTCAGCAATCCATGACTGCTAGTGTCCCGTACGGTTAGTTCTCTATTCCAATTTCGGTCCTTTTTGCCGCTGTCTACGTTCTGCCTTCTCGGCTTAGCCTAAGCTAGGCCTGCGGCGGCACGCCTTGACAGCAACAAAAATGACTCAAAATTAATACAAATAATGAACCGAACGGGACACTAGGTGCCAGCTTAATTCTGAATTTCCCAAGAGCCATCCGGTTGGCGGCAGGCGGTGCCATAGGCTTGCTGTTGCTGACCACCGACATAGATGGTTTGCTGATATTCCCGGCAGTATTGGCCGCTGGGGCGTTGATAGGTTTTCAGCGGAGTCATGGACCCGGAATTGCCGGAATCGGGATTCTGCCAGCGGGTCGTTTCATGGCTGGGGGTATATTCCAGGGAATATTGAGCGTTTTGTCCCATGGCGATACGGTCAGCCCGATCCAGCGAGCGGCCGATCTCCTGCCCGAACAGCGCTCCGGCCAGCGTCCCGATGGCAATTGCCGCGATGTTCCCCTTGCCTTTCCCCACGTTGGATCCCAACACAGCTCCCGCAGTCGCGCCGAGGAAAGTCCCGGCACCCTCCTTCGGCCCCATTCCCTGAGTACAGCCGGCTAAAATAAACACTGCGATCACTAATAAACTCATGCTCTTCTTCATGATATTATTCCTCACTGCCTCGCGTTGTGCGTTGACCAGCATTCCGAATGCTGCTCACTGTTCAACTGAGCAGGTTCGGTGCTTTTTCAATTATAGCACAAGGCGAATTCCCGTCAGTTCGGCCCTCCATCACGGCCTGCTTGCTGCTCGTCCGGGAAACCTCGCTCCGCACCGCTAAACGCCACCTGCCGCAGCACCTGGTAATGAGCGCCCTCGGTTCTCAGCTCACTTTTAATCAGGCTGACGCCGCAGACCGGGAAGGATTGACCAAGCACGGCTCGTTCCATAAGTTTATGCAACAGCATCAGGTTCTGTGGTCCTTTGATCCGGGCCAAGGTCATGTGGGCTTTGAAACGCTCTGCCACAGGAAAACCAAGCCGGACCAGACTCTGGTCCAGCGTGCTGGCAAGGCTGCGCAGACGCTGCTCCTGGTCCGTCGCCACCATGAGCACCCGGGGTTGTCCTCGGGGCGGCAGAAAGCCCAGCTTGGTTAAACGCAATTGAAATGGAACAAACTGCCGGCAGGAAGAAGTCAGCTCTTGCTCCAGAGCGGGAACGGCTGAAGAGTCAATTTCGCCAAGAAATTTCAGCGTGAGGTGAAGATTTTCCGGCCGAACCCAGCTGCCGCGGATAGCAGCTTTGCGCAACCGACCGGTCAGGCTCGCCAGTTGCCGCTGGATCGACTCCGGAACCGTCACCGCGATAAACAGTCGCATACACCCTCGCTGTTGTCAGGCACTGTTTGCGCACAGGCTGCAAAGCCCGAGGAGGCAGGCTCAGGCCAAAACATTCTGCATGGCGGCAACGACCTGGTCAACCCGGGTCTGGTCGATCCAGCAATGGAAAACCGCCCGAAACCGGCGTGCCGCACCATGATACGGCTGGAGCAGGATATTGCTGCGCTGCAAGCGGGCGGAAAATTCCTCGGCACTGAGCGCCACACTCTCTTCCAGAGCGAAAAAAACAAAGTTGGTATGGCAGCTGAGCAGACGCAGCTGGGGAATCTCGGCAAGGCGTGCGGCAAAGTAGGCGGCGTTGTCATGATCCTGCTGTAGTCGCTGCGGCATTGATTCCAGCGCGGTCAGGCCGGCTGCGGCCAGAATTCCCGCCTGCCGCATGCCACCACCGAGCAGCTTGCGCATCCGCCGAGCTTCGTCGATAAATTGCCGCGATCCGACCAGCACTGAACCGACCGGCGCCCCCAAACCTTTGGACAGGCAAAAGGTCAAGCTATCAGCACCGGCCATCAACGCAGCCGGGGTGACTCCATAATGAGCCGCCGCATTAAAAATCCGCGCGCCGTCGATATGGACCTTCAATCCCCGGGCGTGGGCAAAGTGGACGACTCGGGCCACATAATCCGGACTCAGGGGGACGCCACCGACGGTTCCCTGGGTATTCTCAAGAGCAATCACCCGGGTCCTGGGAAAGTGCACATTGTCACCCCGCACGGCGGCTTCAATATCATCCAGCCGCAGGGTACCGTCCTGCTGGACCGTTATTGTGTGCGGCATGATGCCGCCAAGCGCGGCAATCCCACCCTGCTCGTAGAGGAAAATGTGTGACTTGTCACCGAGGATGACCTCGCTCCCGCGCGGGGCATGGGTCAGCATGGCCACCAGATTGCCCTGGGTGCCGCTGGTGACCAGCAGCGCCGCCTCCTGGCCGAAAAGTTCTGCAGCGCGCTGCTGCAGTTGATTGACGGTCGGGTCCTCGCCATAGACGTCGTCGCCAACGGCTGCCTCCGCCATGGCCTGCCGCATTGCAGCGCTCGGCTGGGTCACGGTATCACTGCGTAAATCGATGGTCTCCATAAAAAATCCCTTCACGGCATGCTCGGCGAAACACGTGATCGCCCCTTCATAATGTCACCAAGCCCTCATCCGCAAGCACCGGCAACCCGAGGGCCAAAAGCGTCTGCCGGGTACAAATGTCCAACAGGGTTTCCAGGTAGCTGTCATCATACGCTGCCTTTCCCATCCGCCGGAGCAACGCTTTCTGGTAATCGGCGTGCAGCAACAACGGGGCGGTGAGCACGAAAAAATGTGCCTGAATCTGTTGCTCGGTTAGATCCGGATCGATCTGCTTCAGCAGTTTCTCGACCTGCTCGCGCTCCGGCACCACCACGGCCGTGCGAAACACAGCCTGCA
This genomic window from Pelobacter seleniigenes DSM 18267 contains:
- the thpR gene encoding RNA 2',3'-cyclic phosphodiesterase, whose amino-acid sequence is MRLFIAVTVPESIQRQLASLTGRLRKAAIRGSWVRPENLHLTLKFLGEIDSSAVPALEQELTSSCRQFVPFQLRLTKLGFLPPRGQPRVLMVATDQEQRLRSLASTLDQSLVRLGFPVAERFKAHMTLARIKGPQNLMLLHKLMERAVLGQSFPVCGVSLIKSELRTEGAHYQVLRQVAFSGAERGFPDEQQAGRDGGPN
- the ltaE gene encoding low-specificity L-threonine aldolase → METIDLRSDTVTQPSAAMRQAMAEAAVGDDVYGEDPTVNQLQQRAAELFGQEAALLVTSGTQGNLVAMLTHAPRGSEVILGDKSHIFLYEQGGIAALGGIMPHTITVQQDGTLRLDDIEAAVRGDNVHFPRTRVIALENTQGTVGGVPLSPDYVARVVHFAHARGLKVHIDGARIFNAAAHYGVTPAALMAGADSLTFCLSKGLGAPVGSVLVGSRQFIDEARRMRKLLGGGMRQAGILAAAGLTALESMPQRLQQDHDNAAYFAARLAEIPQLRLLSCHTNFVFFALEESVALSAEEFSARLQRSNILLQPYHGAARRFRAVFHCWIDQTRVDQVVAAMQNVLA
- a CDS encoding DMT family transporter, encoding MLNTTFYLSTVLIWGSTWLAIKYQLGSVAPVWSIAYRFALASFILLIWCLVTRRSMRFSMKEHLYMALQGVLLFAINYYFFYLAEIRITSGLAAVVFSTIVVMNLVNGRLFLGTPMDPRVLVGGILGLFGLSLLFWPEMSAVNFSGPILSGLMLSFAATYLASLGNILSARNQSNRLPVIQTNAFGMAYGACCMVLLGTLTGTPVSIASTASYLLSLLYLAFFGSVIAFGCYLTLIGRIGAGRAAYATLLFPIVALLLSTFWENYQWTLFGVVGMGLILSGNYLALVRKRG
- a CDS encoding RT0821/Lpp0805 family surface protein gives rise to the protein MKKSMSLLVIAVFILAGCTQGMGPKEGAGTFLGATAGAVLGSNVGKGKGNIAAIAIGTLAGALFGQEIGRSLDRADRIAMGQNAQYSLEYTPSHETTRWQNPDSGNSGSMTPLKTYQRPSGQYCREYQQTIYVGGQQQQAYGTACRQPDGSWEIQN